One Candida dubliniensis CD36 chromosome 1, complete sequence genomic region harbors:
- a CDS encoding mitochondrial protein, putative (spliced gene) — MGANGSKPETKVFTPDTPIDFSATFLSQLESSPESDFSRAQYTEKYIQDRVAAELAKLEKQTISSFKETTDKALLKDDPEDQKLSVAATNDKITNLTNVLKENALLGKVVIPPNVEESRNAVISCLKENQGKSLNCWEEVETFKKLVKDL, encoded by the exons ATGGGTGCAAATGGGTCCAAACCAGAAACAAAAGTGTTTACTCCTGACACTCCAATCGACTTTAGTGCCACATTCTTATCACAATTGGAATCGTCTCCTGAA TCGGATTTTTCCCGAGCTCAATATACCGAGAAATATATCCAGGATAGAGTAGCTGCTGAATTGGccaaattggaaaaacaaacaataagCAGTTTTAAAGAAACCACTGATAAAGCTTTATTGAAAGATGACCCTGAAGATCAAAAACTTTCAGTTGCGGCAacaaatgataaaattacAAACTTGACCAATGtgttaaaagaaaatgcaTTATTGGGGAAGGTTGTTATTCCTCCAAATGTGGAAGAATCGAGAAATGCCGTAATCAGTTGTTTAAAGGAAAACCAAGGTAAGAGTTTAAACTGTTGGGAAGAAGTAGAaacatttaaaaaattagtCAAAGATTTATAA
- a CDS encoding N-acyl-phosphatidylethanolamine-hydrolyzing phospholipase D, putative (Similar to Rattus norvegicus NAPE-PLD;~Similar to S. cerevisiae FMP30;~Similar to C. albicans FMP30) yields the protein MLPSLSIKSKLGLGLLLSYTSYEVYIQVRTQYIIKARKEEFKNLENGTDIDISKFRSTSVAGMFVNPFEEYRPQTAFEFILVRIMQLFESVYGNTIELHKKLPKPHDGAVEVEDILKVFKPDLDRFRKNSEVLKKCIENNNFSQLKVKPSWFNSIPLHQQLLFTWLGQSCTLFQISGVNFLTDPIISEHLITPSIGPKRLTCSPMDLDQIKFATNDNLNFVLVSHDHPDHLELDLAGKIKNTTTWIVPLGLKSKLARKGIYKVIEMDWWDTIDITNYISDNLPDKYEIECVPSMHWSGRYVIDSNQSLWCSYVIKRNGESLVYHAGDTGYSKELFDVIGKRCGPIKLALLPIGQYCPSWHQKPRHISPEEALRICLQVQASFMKGIHWGTFKLSGEPILEPKNLLTELAQKIGKAETYRVPEFGLTYLFDLQNNTETEIHI from the coding sequence ATGCTTCCACTGTTATCAATTAAGTCTAAACTAGGTTTGGGCTTGCTTTTGTCGTATACTTCATATGAGGTTTATATACAAGTAAGAACCCAATACATTATCAAAGCACGAAAAGAAGAGTTTAAGAATTTAGAAAATGGAACTGATATTGACATATCTAAATTTAGATCGACTTCTGTTGCAGGAATGTTTGTCAACCCATTTGAGGAGTATCGTCCCCAGACAgcatttgaatttattttagTGAGGATTATGCAACTTTTTGAAAGTGTTTATGGTAATACGATTGAACTTCATAAAAAACTACCAAAGCCACATGATGGTGCCGTTGAAGTGGAAGACATTTTAAAAGTATTCAAACCCGATTTGGACAGATTTAGAAAGAACTCAGAGGTTTTGAAAAAGTGCAtagaaaacaataattttcTGCAATTGAAAGTAAAGCCAAGCTGGTTTAATTCGATCCCGTTGCATCAGCAATTACTTTTCACCTGGTTGGGTCAATCTTGCACTTTGTTCCAAATTCTGGGTGTTAACTTTTTAACTGACCCTATAATCAGCGAGCACTTGATTACTCCATCTATAGGCCCTAAAAGATTAACTTGCTCACCAATGGATTTGGACCAGATTAAATTTGCAACTAATGACAACTtgaattttgttttggtgTCGCATGATCACCCAGACCATTTGGAATTAGACTTAGCTGGTAAAATCAAGAATACAACAACTTGGATTGTGCCCCTTGGGTTGAAGTCAAAATTGGCTCGTAAAGGTATATATAAAGTTATTGAGATGGACTGGTGGGATACAATAGACATTACCAATTATATCAGTGATAATTTACCTGATAAGTATGAAATTGAGTGTGTTCCTTCTATGCATTGGTCTGGTAGATATGTGATTGATTCTAACCAATCGTTGTGGTGCTCTTATGTGATTAAACGTAACGGAGAATCATTAGTGTATCATGCTGGTGACACTGGTTACCTGAAGGAACTTTTTGATGTTATAGGTAAACGATGCGGTCCAATAAAGTTGGCATTACTACCAATCGGCCAATATTGTCCTAGCTGGCATCAGAAACCTCGCCACATTTCACCAGAAGAGGCTTTACGTATTTGCTTGCAGGTACAGGCATCGTTCATGAAAGGTATTCACTGGGGAACTTTCAAGTTGAGTGGAGAGCCTATTTTAGAACcaaagaatttattaactGAGTTAGCCCAAAAGATTGGAAAGGCTGAAACTTATAGAGTTCCAGAGTTTGGCTTAACCTatctttttgatttgcAAAACAATACTGAGACAGAGATTCATATTTAG